ttttaaaaaaatatgattgaaCCGTATAGTTATCGATTCAATCATCTGTTCTCACCCTTTCTTTATAATTGCTATCGAACAGTGAGTTAAGAAATTACGATCATttaatcaaattatatataaatgtaactttattaattcaaatatatttttattagtcTTTAAATTATGATTGATTAAGTAGTGtgtgaaataaaaatattttgaagtagTGGCTAAAGACTTGATTAAATATGAATAGGTCACAATTGctcaagaagaaaatattaatcatttttttatcttttctctttgaagaaaagaaaaaagagccGACAAGTATTAGTTTCCGGAGCCAGAGAACATGCATCGCATTTATTGACTTTgtataaaataaagttaaagATTAAATTGATTTTCTACTACAAAGACGCGATACGTAGATTTTAGTCGCATTGGAATTTTAAACGGTGACGAAACGAATGAATCCTTTGCCTAGCATTCGAGCAAAGCGGGCCACACCCGCGCCTTAATTTGTGGCAGTTGGGCCGGCGTCTAAAATTTTCCCCTCTTCCTCTTTCTACGCTGTCAACTTGTCAAACACAACCCAAAGATTCACAAATTACCACCATTGTCACACTGTTAAATATTCTTTATTTCCCTAATACATAATATAAATCGGTTATTGACATATTATAAGTGTTTGTTTAGCTTATCTTAtcgaaaataacttataaactatttttaatttataaaatgctttaaataatttaaatcaaataaattcaaatattttttgagtttatttttaaatacaaaataattttaaaattataaattgttttcataacttataagtcaatctaAATAGGCTCTGAATTTGATGAGAATTTTCCGTTTACTACTAAACAATCAacgaaataaaatttcaataattgCATGGATGACAATCATATTAAAGATGGTAGGTCTACCTTCACTACATTATTTATTCTGCCCCCATTCAAATCCTTTGCTTTGTTATGTTTgttaaaagaaaagagaaaggaaTATCATGAAAAGATATAGTAACAGTAAGAAAATTATTACTCCTGTTTCACAGGGCCTCCGTTGAAGTctagatttggtagttgataaAGTTAGATCCGGATGACTAATAAATCCCTCAACTTTGTCGTCTATTAGCTCTATATTCTTTGCGTGATTACTCATGGATCTACTTTCTAATCCTTCCTATTTATAATAACGACGATATTTTGGAACAATAATTTTGTATTGATTTCTAAAATTGttagaatcataaatatttatgcCCATGATGTCAGGAGTATAGTAAACGCTGGGTGTGTCGGTAGTAATAGTAAAGAAAGAACCTAACCTAGTTTATTTTACACTCAAACGTCAGTTACAGCAACCACTCGATCTGCTAAAGAAGAATTTTTTATACTACCACTACAAGCTCTCACTTTCTTCTTCATTTGCTCTCTTCTCTACTGTATAGTCATTTCTTGTTCTCTGCAATTCTTCCACTGCTTGTTTCAGTCCATTTTTCATCAAATGCTTCCTCCTTACTCCGACGAGTCGCCGGATGCCGATGAAGCCATGCGCAAACCTCCCAAAGCCAACAACAGTGATTTTCTCAAGAATGCAATGACCAATTTCCAGTACCAGATTTCTACTCACCCACGATTCTGGCTTTTCAcctttttcctctttttccAACTAGTAGTTCTCATCTTTACTCGCAATTCCCCTTTCCCTTTCTCAGTTCACTCCCCACCAAGTCCTCTTCCCCATTTCCCTTCAGAAATCGACGTATTTGCCGATATACAGAAACCCCATCAACGTGGAAATGTAATTTATCCATTCGGCGATTCTGAATGCGAGTATGGTCGGGTCTATGTCTATAATTTACCATCCAAATTTAACAAAGATTTAGCCTTGTTGACCTGCGACGATCTAGACCCATGGAAGTGGCAGTGTGGCCTTGTGAGCAATGACGGATACGGAAAGAAAACGACGGAGCTCGCCGGAATCTTGCCGGGAAATCTCTCCGCAGCGTGGTATCGTACAAATCAGTTCTCATCGGAGGTAATATTTCATTACCGTCTTTTAAACTATAGGTGTAGAACCAACGACCCAGAATCTGCTACAGCTTTCTACATACCGTTCTACGCCGGACAGGCTGTTGGAAAATACCTTTGGACCGATGAAATCGAAAATCGCGATTTGCTTAGCAACAAATTATTGAAATGGGTCCAAAGGCAAAAGTATTGGAAAAAATATAAGGGGTTGGATCATTTCCTAACTCTTGGTCGGATAACATGGGATTTCCGGCGATTAGGTGACCCAGAGAAACTCTGGGGATCCTCTTTTCTCAATCGACCACAGATGCAGAATGTTACGCGCTTCACAATCGAGAAGGCTCCATGGGATGCAAACGATATCAGTATACCTTACCCTACTGGATTCCACCCTCACTCCGAGAAAGAACTCCGGCAATGGCAAAACTTTGCGCTTTCATATAACCGGACCAGTCTTTTCACCTTTATAGGGGCGGCGCGTGGGGATATCAACAGTGATTTCAGATCGAGGCTAATGAGTTACTGTAGGAACGAGTCAGACTCGTGCCGAGTCGTGGACTGTGCCGTGATTCCCTGCTCTAACGGTTCATCAGAAATCCAAAAAGCACTTCTGAGCTCGGATTTCTGTTTACAGCCCAAAGGGGACAGCTTGACTCGGCGGTCGGTTTTCGATTGCATGGTGGCCGGTTCAGTTCCGGTTTTTTTCTGGCGGCGAACGGCTTACACTCAGTACCAGTGGTTTTTACCGGAAGATCCGGGAAGTTATTCAGTGTTTATAGACCCAGAAGCAGTGAGAAACGGTACAGCTTCCATTAAGGAAATTTTGAAGAGTTACAGTAAAGATCAAGTGAGGAAAATGAGGGAAAAAGTTGTAGAGACAATTCCAAGAATAGTGTATGCAAGGCCAAGTGGGGGTCTTGGGAGTGTCAAGGATGCATTTGAAATTGCAATTGAAGGAGTATTGAAGAGGGTCAAGGATGAAAACGAATGGAAGGAATACGTGGATATGGGCAGTTGAAGATGATGAATGTTGTAAAGTATATAAATCTTTCCCTTAGTATTCAGCTATACGTATACTGTTATAAATACAGGGACAAGTTTGAAGCCGGACGGGTAATTCTGTATGGCTGGTGATATGATTCTTGGTTTTCAGAATCAGCTTAGGTTGCTGGATGATGGAGAGCTCGGATTTTATACATGTATTACCAAATATTTTTAGAGATTTGTTTTGAGATCAGAGGAAAAAGTGAGGTCAAGTATTGTTATCTGCAGGTAAGAGTTATATATTGATCAGATTTTGGCAATTCTTTTCTCATTTCGTCTTTCAGTTCCATGTACTAAAATAAGGTTTCATATAGATCAACATTGCTTCTTGTCACTCTCATTTATAGTACTATGTAACTTTCTACCTAATGCAAACAAGTCGTTTGGTAGTTGGTTAGGAGCTAAATTATTGCTGCATTTTATTCTTTTCCACAGTTTCACTGAATGTAATGTTGTACAATCTGCTAGCTTAGAGTGTGATGACAGCTTTGGTATAACATTTTATAATGCAAAGAGGCGCTTCTCAAAGATCACAATTCTTACAGAAACAAAGGCAAAAAACACATGTACTCACGTAaagaaattgaagaacaaaccctccataaaacttttaagggcaagaagaaaataattggATAAACTCTATTCAGTGTTCAAGATGAGCTTACATTTAGTGTCATGGtgagtgaggattcatatagtgGTGAAGCATAGTATGTTATATGTAGTTCAAAAATCATTCGGGAAAGAAACATTGAAGTCGTCTATTAAATACATTAGTTCTGAAATTCAATTGCATTCAGCTTATTGAAATAGATTCGCCAAAAAaagttttgagaaaaaaaagaaagaaaagatttaAACAGATGTCATAAGAAGAGAATATTTCTTGTACCAAAGATATTTAAAGGATGACCTCTGATCTCTTCTCAACTAGTTCAATTAGTAATAGTGAAGAACAAGAATTGGATTTGTCATCTTCTCTGTGTTCTGCTGCAATTTCTGAAAGCTAACTTTGGTAAAATTCATAAGCCAGACTACAATCCATTAAATTTAGTCCAATGAAAAAGGATCTAGAAGCAAATGAAGTGTTCGGTTGCAAACTCGGGCATGGGGTAGTGCTCTGTTTTAGGGAGAATTAAGAAGAAAAGTAGAACTCATTGTTTAGATCAtgattgaagaaataaaaagaaaatgcaaTCATTCTATTTATAACTTAGAGAAATCTTGGCGAGCAAGCAGCTAAATCCAATAGAGAAATTACCCAGAGTGTGGTTGGGGATATTATGCTAATATCAACTGTCAAGCCTAGGAGAATACTCTTGAAGACTTGGATTGGTAAAATATCAGAAAAATTTCCCTTCCATTTGTGCCAACTACAAACATATTAGTAGTTGTATAAATTCTatatataaaactaaaaaaaccTGGACTTTGATAGGCTAATTAAAACAAGTTGGAgcaacataatatttaaattggACCAATGAATTAAAAAAACTCTACTTGTGGTTCTGAAACTTGTATCCTCAAAACGAAGAAAACTCAATCTCCCACCAAGCCCACTACTTAAACTTCCAATTATAGGCCATCTTTATCTCCTAAAACCTCCTCTATATCGCACTCTTGCTAATCTTTCAACAAAATATGGCCCTGTTTTCTCTCTTCAATTAGGTACCCGTTTTGTTGTGGCAGTTTCCACACTATCTGCTGCCGAAGAATGCTTCACCAAAAATGATATTGTTTTTGCCAATCGCCCTCGTTTAATGATCAACAGATACCTGGGCTATAATAATACTACTGTCGGTGATTCCCCTTATGGTATTCATTGGCGCAACCTTCGCCGCCTCTGCACACTTGAAATATTCTCCATTAATCGTCTCAACAATTTTCAGCCCATTCGACAACATGAAATCAATCTTCTAGTTCACAAAGTGTTTCACAACTCTGGCGACAATTTTGGTACTCCTGTTGACCTTAAGTCCAAGCTTTTTCAGATGTCGTACAATATTATCATGAGAATGGTAGATGGAAAGAGATATTACGGCGCAGAGGAAGACAATGAGGAGGCAAATCATTTTCAGGAGATTATAGACGAGATTACTTTTATTTGCGGGTACATCAAATCCCATAGATTTTATGCCTGCAATATTTCATTGTTTTTTCAGGAGTATGGAGAAGATTTGGCCAGGCTTGTTCAAAACATTTACGCATTTGGCCAGGCTTGTTCAAAACATAGACGCTTTCTTGCAAGGTTTGATTGATGAACACTGTCATGATAAaagccaaaataccatgattgATCATTTGCTTTCCTTGCAAGAATCAGAACCAGAATATTACACTGATCAAATCATCAAAGGGATTATATTGGTAAGCTTAATTTCTTCACTTCTGGCATCACCCGCACTATAGAAGGCAGCATCAATTTCctctttttatacatatatgtataGACTAACAACTAGGCTTTTGTATCCGCTGATTTAAAATTCTAGATTTGTTATAATCGACTTACAAAAGCAGTTGGCGGACACTTTTCTCATTAACTATCAACTGCAGGTCATGCTGAATGCGGGGACTGATACATCATCGGTGACAATAGAATGGGCAATGTCTCTTCTACTTAACCATCCAGAAGTGTTGGAAAAGGCCAGAATTGAAATAGACAACCATGTGGGTAAGGATCGTTTAGTGTATGAAGCGGATTTACCCAAGCTGAAATACCTTCAAAGTATCATATCGGAGACACTCCGGTTGTATCCAGCAGCACCAATGCTAGTGCCTCATGAATCATCTGAGGATTGCAAGGTCGCTGGCTTCCACATTCCACGAGGCACGATGCTCTTGGTGAATGCTTGGGCCATCCACAGGGACCCGTTACTTTGGGAGGATCCGGATAGCTTCAAGACAGAAAGCTTTGAAGGTATGGAAGGGGAATCATGGAAGTTATTGCCATTTGGTAGGGGAAGGAGAGCGTGCCCTGGCTCCGTAGTTGCTCAACGTGTGGTTGGTTTAGCTTTAGGAACTTTAGTGCAGTGTTTTGAATGGAAAAGGGTAAGCGACGAGAAGGTTGGTTTGACAGAAGGAAAAGGTCTCACTATGCCAAAAGCTGAGCCACTCATGGCTAGGTGCAAAGCTCATGACATTGTTCACAAACTTCTTTCAGAAATATCTTGATGTGTTTCTAGTGACTTCCTTGCATTTTGTTCTTGCTTCTTACCTTTAAATAAGTTCTGAATTAGTAATGTTACCTTGTATTTTTATCCTCTCATATAATATGAACTATCTAGATTTTTTGTTTGTCAATCAAATAAATTCAGATCCGCTGCTACTTTTTTTTGGTGCAAATAGTAGAACTAAGGAGATTATGCTGAGCTTAGTGAGTCGTAATGAGTTGAATCAATAAATGAATTGGGAAGGAAGCAGAAACAATGTTAAGCCTTTGTAGTTGATACAACTCTCAATTCCAACAAGTAATTGGAAATGTTGTCatttaatgaaaaggaaaaaattaggAGTGGCAAAAATCAAACTCAACCTACTCATCCGTTTAAGTTTGAATTGATTATTGACCTGTTCATTTATTAGCTCAATCTATTTTAATTCAATCTATTAAAAAATGGGTTGATATGTAAAAAATTGACTCGAGAGAAATCTtgtcaatataattttaaaaaacttttatatatagtcataataaagaaaaaaataatttattaggtactaaaatattgtaaaagaccaaattaaaatttagtaaaAATTGAATTGAGTTGGGTCTTGACCCGTTCTATAAGCCATTACTCAATCAATTTTGACCCAACCCCTTTTTGGCCCAAGCAAACCTACCTAAATTTGATCCAACCCACCCAATTTTCATCACTAGAAAAACACACGTAGTTTCTTTCTAAGAACTGATCAAGCATTCAAAATGTGAACTCGCTGGTGTGCTCACCGTTGACCGCTTCCCATGCTTCACGGAGAAGCTGGCACTAACAACAATTGTAGCAGATTTTTCTAAATTTGGATAACAACAATTGTAGCAGATTTTTCTAAATTTGGATAATCTTGAAGCTATAAGCAAGGAACAAAGTATTTATCTATTTTCTCAAATTTGTGAGGAACATAAAGATGTGGTATGCCTCACTGACCAGGAAATAGATTTAtctattttctcaattttttggattttctttgcattataacttattttttttaaaaataaacacTAAATATGAAAGAGAAATGTTGGTGCCGTTTTAAAAATTCTTGCTAAAACGTTAATAGCACATTTATTACTCTCTCAAAAGTCCAATCCATAATTAAATCATGCACTTGTAAAGACTCATTAAAGTTAGTAAAATTttcctttaattattttagtATCAGAACtcctttcattttaaaataagtgaatttttaGATTTCTTTTATAGTTTAAAATTCGTaaattgttcaaaatttaaGAGAGTTATTGAAAGGCAGTTggaaatatcttttatttttgccCTACATTTTCAAAGTGATAATTTTAAGAAAGttaattattcatatttatgattttactttaaatAACTTTATATTTTCAAGAATAGTTTGAGAATAACCAAAATGGAAAGTGGTGTTCAATTTatgatctatttttttttaatatgtatgtattattaCCTtaacaattcacttattttgaaacggagggagtataagTAAAATTTGTTGGATAAAATTGTTGATTGCTTCATtggaaaattaaaataacaCAGAAAGTatagaaatttcttagatgATTTTAGAAAGAaacttttatgaaaaaaattccgAAAGGAAAAAAACTTTATAGTTATCCGACGATAGTGACAACACAATTTTGTTAAGGATGAACCAAATCAAAGTtctatcatatatatttttctttattagttaccagaaaaaaaaatatttgttacgATAAATGAAtgtatatgtaaaaatattaagTATACATAGTATTGTAATGCcagaaaatcatatttttagcGCCTTCAAATTAATATTTCTTTAAACTAATtaagaatatttaaaaatatattaaaattatttttatgactGTGCGAAGCATAGACATATTCACCGATATATATAACTTTATTTGCTTGGTCATCACTCGATTAGGTCTAGAAGGTGTAGATATATTGGAGTACAAGAATGCATAGCAAACTTTGACCCGACAGTCGTCGCCTCAAAGTCCAAATTCACTTTtataaaactgaaaaaatttCTTTGATCAAACATACTGTATTATGTATGAAATATTTTGGACGAGAAAACGACCACTGAATTGAAAACTCTACGTTGACTCAACAACCCCATCACATAAACCAAGAGCGAGCAACAAATTGAGATATGTCCGAAGGCAAAAAAAATGGAAACAGCTTTGTTGTATAGTACTACTTCACTCTCAATTTTGTTTCTACTTGTGGTTCTGAAACTTGTATCCTCAAAACGAAGAAAACTCAATCTCCCACCAAGCCCACTACTTAAACTTCCAATTATAGGCCATCTCTATCTCCTTAAACCTCCTCTATATCGCACTCTTGCTAAGCTATCAACTAAATATGGCCCTGTTTTCTCACTTCAATTAGGTACCCGTTTTGTTGTGGTGGTTTCCTCACCATCTGCTGCCGAAGAATGTTTCACCAAAAACGATATCGTTTTTGCCAATCGCCCTCGCCTCATGCTTGCAAAATTCATAGGCTATAATAATACTACTGTCGTTGGTTCCCCTTATGGTGATCACTGGCGCAACCTTCGCCGCCTCTGTGCACTTGAAATATTCTCCACTAATCGTCTCAACAATTTTCAGCAAATTAGACAACATGAAATCAAGCTTCTAGTGCAAAGAGTGTTTCACAAATCTGGCGACAATTTTGTGATTCCTGTTGAACTTAAGTCAGAGCTTTTTCAGATGTCGTATAATATTATCATGAGAATGGTAGCTGGAAAGAGATATTACGGCGAAGAGGTGGATAACGAGGAGGCAAATCATTTTCGGGAGCTTGTCGAAGAAGTTATTTCCTATGGAGGTGCATCAAATCCAGCGGATTTCATGCCTGCAATATATCTGTTGTTTTTCAGGAGTACGGAGAACAAATTAGCCAGGCTTGGTAAAAATATGGACGCGCTCTTGCAAGGTTTGATTGATGAACATCGTCACGATAAAAGTAGAAATACTATGATTGATCATTTGCTTTCTTTGCAAGAATCACAACCGGAATATTACACTGATCAGATCATCAAAGGGATAATATTGGTAAGCTTAATTTCTTTGTTCATGCTAGTAGGCGTTTCACCATAGGATTTGGGacccaaatttcaagttttaaattgAAATCAGCTTTTGTTTATGTAATCTGCACGAAAATTCAACACAACTGCAGGTCATGCTGAATGCAGGGACTGAAACATCATCGGTGACAATAGAGTGGGCGATGTCTCTTCTACTCAACCATCCAGAGGTGTTGGAGAAGGCAAGAACTGAAATAGACAATCATGTGGGTAAGGATCGTTTAGTGGATGAAGCGGATTTACCCAAGCTGAAATACCTTCAAAGTATTGTCTCCGAGACACTCCGATTGTTCCCAGCAGCACCAATGCTACTGCCTCATGAATCATCTGATGATTGCAAGGTCGCTGGCTTCCACATTCCACGAGGCACGATGCTATTGGTGAATGCTTGGGCCATCCACAGGGACCCTATACTTTGGGAGGATCCTGAGAGCTTCAAGCCAGAAAGGTTTGAAGGTGTGGAAGTGGAATCATGGAAGCTATTTCCATTCGGAATGGGAAGGAGAGCGTGCCCCGGCTTCGGACTTGCTCAACGTGTGGTTGGTTTAGCTTTAGGAACTATGATACAGTGTTTTGAGTGGAAAAGAGTAAGCGAAGAGAAGGTTGATTTGACCGAAGGGAAAGGTCTCACTATGCCAAAAGCTGAGCCACTCATAGCTAGGTGCAAAGCTCGTAACATTGTTCACAAAGTTCTTTCGGAAACATCCTAATGTTTCCCAGGGTCTATCTTGCATGTTGTTAGTTTAAAAAGGATGAATAAGTTATGTATCATGTATCTTAATTGTCTAATGTAAGATGTACTATTTGAGTTTCTGATTTGTCATTCAGATGCTTTGGAATAATATACATATGAGGTGCTATTTCTTTTTAATGGTGAAAACAGAGGCAGATGGACTACGAATTTGATGGATTCAATTGAAACCATCATCTTGAAACGAAgcaaaaatatacatatgaaAGATCACTAAAATATCAACAGATCATATTAATTCAGAACCCATAATTTTAAACGTACAATGGATCAGTGGTAAGAACCTCAATGGTTGAACCCATCAATTTAAATCCGTCTCGTGTAAGAATTAGAAACAAGGTTATAAGCCTTTGGACTCAGTTATAAGCCTTTGTAAATAAGACATTAGTTCTTCTCAGGAACTACTCAAATTTCATATATCTAAACTTGCTGGTGTCCTCACGGCTGAACCTGTTTCCATGCTTCACGGAGAAGCTGGTATCTGACAACATTCCTTGCAGGTTTTGCTAAATTGGGATAATCCTTGAAGCTATCAGCAAGGAACGAAGTAAAAGGTGAGTCTAGCTCATCAAGCTCAACATCACTGGTGTATGTTTTTTTAAGCACAGATGAACCAGTACTCTTTGGAACTTGATTTCCAACCCTCTCTATAAAAGTGGTGAGAGATAATGCTGGAGGAGATGTATAGACCGTCCATGTTGTAGTGCACGGGAAGCTAGTGTGGTACTCTCCAGGTACATCCTTCACATCAGTAATCAGGAAAAAAAGAGTACGTAAGAAAGGGTGTGTGACATGATGGTTAATGAGTTCCATAAAAAGAGTAAATTGCAACTAAGCTTTATGGATGATAAATCTGCTGGTAATAAACAAATGAGAAAGAAAACTTACTTCAGAATCCAGGGTCTCAACAACATTTTTTGGAATTGGATTTGGACGGAACTCATCTGGGACAAAATTAGCAAGGACTCGTTTGATCAAAGCTGGACTAAATATTGGGCAGACCTAGCAACAGCAAGTTCACAAATAAGTATAGAGAAAATGGATTTCTAGAGATTGATCTATTGAAAAATTAAAGGGGAACAAGGACTAACTTCTTTTCTTGTGGATGCATCGATGAGCACTTCAAATGGAAGCATCATGAGGTTGCTCAATGCATTAAGGAGTCGAAAAGCCTTGAATGATTCTGTTTTCTTGTCATTTCCAAAGGTGCTACTATACTCTGGTGAATCCTCATCTTCAAAGCCAATAAGATCTGTAAGCCATCTAGACCAGCTTCCAACCTATCAACAAACCAAAATGGTCATAATAAGTAAATCATTACTCCCTTGAGAGTTAAATCAAGAGATCTTCGACATTTATACATATGACAAAATTGAACTCAAAATATTTCTCTGAGAATTAGTACAATGGATTGAAGAGAGCAAGTTGTATCACAAATATCAAGTAGCAAGAGAGTAAGGAATTATAGGAAATAATATAAGCATTGGACATTACATACATATGCACAACTATATTTTCACTTCTCATTACAATGATGTATATTATCAACAAATACTGGCTTAAATAATGGAAGTGcctcataaataaataattcaagaataaaaaatGAGTATAAAACTAGTCAAGCTTAAGTTAATTTTTTCTACTCACAGCATTTTTCAACTGTGCACCAGCTCCAAAGCTTGATTTTCCAGGAGGAATTGGAAGGACTTTACGATCACTTATAGGATCAAATATTGGATCTGTTGGCATTTCTTCGGTGGATTCACGAAGAATAGCGTTGAACATTGCCACATCCAATCTACTCACCAGCTGTTTCATTACCTAGAAACACAATGAATACATTCACTGTAAGACATTgctagagaaaaaaaatgctGGGAAATCGGTTAAATAACTGGAATTACAAGTCTCACACA
The sequence above is a segment of the Solanum dulcamara chromosome 11, daSolDulc1.2, whole genome shotgun sequence genome. Coding sequences within it:
- the LOC129873085 gene encoding xyloglucan galactosyltransferase XLT2-like → MLPPYSDESPDADEAMRKPPKANNSDFLKNAMTNFQYQISTHPRFWLFTFFLFFQLVVLIFTRNSPFPFSVHSPPSPLPHFPSEIDVFADIQKPHQRGNVIYPFGDSECEYGRVYVYNLPSKFNKDLALLTCDDLDPWKWQCGLVSNDGYGKKTTELAGILPGNLSAAWYRTNQFSSEVIFHYRLLNYRCRTNDPESATAFYIPFYAGQAVGKYLWTDEIENRDLLSNKLLKWVQRQKYWKKYKGLDHFLTLGRITWDFRRLGDPEKLWGSSFLNRPQMQNVTRFTIEKAPWDANDISIPYPTGFHPHSEKELRQWQNFALSYNRTSLFTFIGAARGDINSDFRSRLMSYCRNESDSCRVVDCAVIPCSNGSSEIQKALLSSDFCLQPKGDSLTRRSVFDCMVAGSVPVFFWRRTAYTQYQWFLPEDPGSYSVFIDPEAVRNGTASIKEILKSYSKDQVRKMREKVVETIPRIVYARPSGGLGSVKDAFEIAIEGVLKRVKDENEWKEYVDMGS
- the LOC129873799 gene encoding cytochrome P450 81Q32-like encodes the protein METALLYSTTSLSILFLLVVLKLVSSKRRKLNLPPSPLLKLPIIGHLYLLKPPLYRTLAKLSTKYGPVFSLQLGTRFVVVVSSPSAAEECFTKNDIVFANRPRLMLAKFIGYNNTTVVGSPYGDHWRNLRRLCALEIFSTNRLNNFQQIRQHEIKLLVQRVFHKSGDNFVIPVELKSELFQMSYNIIMRMVAGKRYYGEEVDNEEANHFRELVEEVISYGGASNPADFMPAIYLLFFRSTENKLARLGKNMDALLQGLIDEHRHDKSRNTMIDHLLSLQESQPEYYTDQIIKGIILVMLNAGTETSSVTIEWAMSLLLNHPEVLEKARTEIDNHVGKDRLVDEADLPKLKYLQSIVSETLRLFPAAPMLLPHESSDDCKVAGFHIPRGTMLLVNAWAIHRDPILWEDPESFKPERFEGVEVESWKLFPFGMGRRACPGFGLAQRVVGLALGTMIQCFEWKRVSEEKVDLTEGKGLTMPKAEPLIARCKARNIVHKVLSETS